From Mytilus edulis chromosome 9, xbMytEdul2.2, whole genome shotgun sequence, the proteins below share one genomic window:
- the LOC139487573 gene encoding myosin heavy chain, clone 203-like — translation MPGKSAKRKNVSLLSDSESKKPTKKKTKKKNKNSNVNTGEHDSTTNSPSGSDRVPTHVNINKRNMNNQNHQAQFNQADQNFMYQHGPSFPLSQQYFCSSPTTGMYPPPSMQHVSPITQSQISQQRPPWVDEIFQRMDKFQEKLDKLEQIDSIVTSINAKVIRLEQGTKSLDDRMEQVEKCSQHISDNYDKHKCDLTELKTEVNNISKSLKTNSKEVKNVGHDFRSSLSDMKKENDKLKESFLDVQMKSMSNNLIFYNIPETEVENCPNIILDFCKDTMKLENSDQIQLSDAHRIGRKGGKTRPILAKFSSYVHRELVRKNAKTLKNSSFGISEQLPTDVQQRRKELLPLMKELRDQNVKAYFVRDKIHVGGQEYKP, via the coding sequence ATGCCCGGTAAAAGTGCTAAAAGGAAAAATGTTAGTTTATTGAGTGACTCGGAAAGTAAGAAACctacaaaaaagaaaactaaaaagaagaataaaaattcaaatgtaaacaCAGGTGAGCATGATTCAACAACAAACTCACCCAGCGGTTCCGATCGAGTACCTAcacatgtaaacataaacaaacgtAATATGAACAATCAGAATCATCAAGCACAGTTTAATCAGGCTGACCAAAACTTTATGTATCAACATGGTCCTTCATTCCCGTTGTCACAGCAATATTTCTGCTCTAGTCCTACAACAGGAATGTACCCACCACCTAGTATGCAACATGTTTCGCCTATTACTCAGTCACAAATATCACAACAGAGACCACCATGGGTGGATGAAATATTTCAACGCATGGACAAATTCCAAGAGAAACTTGATAAACTTGAACAAATTGATAGCATTGTTACTTCAATTAACGCCAAAGTTATCCGCCTTGAACAGGGTACTAAATCTCTCGATGACCGTATGGAACAGGTAGAAAAGTGTTCGCAGCACATCAGCGATAACTATGACAAACACAAGTGTGATCTAACGGAACTTAAAACAGAGGTCAATAACATTTCTAAATCTTTAAAAACTAACAGTAAGGAAGTTAAAAATGTTGGCCATGATTTTCGATCTTCTTTGTCTGatatgaagaaggaaaatgaCAAACTAAAAGAAAGTTTTCTGGACGTCCAAATGAAATCAATGtcgaacaatttgattttttacaaTATTCCAGAAACTGAAGTTGAAAATTGTCCAAATATTATACTTGACTTTTGCAAAGATACAATGAAGCTCGAAAACTCGGACCAAATTCAGCTGTCAGATGCTCATCGTATTGGTAGAAAAGGCGGGAAGACCAGACCAATATTAGCCAAATTCTCTTCATATGTACACCGTGAACTAGTGCGAAAAAACGCTAAAACATTGAAAAATTCGTCGTTTGGAATATCGGAACAGTTACCAACAGATGTTCAACAACGCAGGAAAGAACTACTACCACTCATGAAAGAACTCAGAGACCAAAATGTAAAAGCCTACTTTGTCAGGGACAAAATTCATGTTGGCGGCCAGGAATATAAACCTTAG
- the LOC139487574 gene encoding serine-enriched protein-like, which translates to MDRCESTLALVDFEQVEQDGYSSGYESTPSDSESSTSTQKPNSNRLIPISYNRDPVKIKEKLTYRNTQALIEQLKVISSIPELCDVTFEVGSEKVKVHGVKAILGTRSRVLYNLILKKQKEAEFQRKADKKDKKKKTSIQSGKVTIVVKKYEPEDFRKIIQFIHSGSVDINSSCVAGLLCGASQFGLDDLERACWDFVNHSVKSGTISKIIPSAKRYSHHKTGQRLLEKIFSETQQSVEL; encoded by the coding sequence ATGGATAGATGTGAATCCACTCTGGCTTTAGTGGATTTTGAACAAGTAGAACAGGATGGCTATTCCTCAGGATATGAATCCACACCATCAGACTCAGAGTCATCCACATCAACTCAGAAACCCAACAGTAACAGACTGATACCTATCAGTTACAACAGGGACCCAGTCAAGATCAAAGAAAAATTGACTTACAGAAATACACAAGCTCTGATAGAACAATTGAAGGTCATCTCATCCATACCAGAACTTTGTGATGTCACATTTGAAGTGGGTTCAGAAAAGGTCAAGGTTCATGGTGTCAAGGCCATCTTGGGAACAAGGAGCAGAGTTCTGTACAATCTTATCTTAAAGAAACAGAAAGAAGCTGAATTTCAGAGAAAAGCTGATAAAAAAGACAAGAAAAAGAAAACCTCCATTCAATCAGGCAAAGTGACCATTGTTGTGAAGAAGTATGAACCAGAGGACTTCAGAAAGATCATACAGTTCATACACAGTGGTTCTGTGGACATCAACAGTTCATGTGTAGCTGGACTTTTATGTGGTGCATCACAGTTTGGTCTGGATGACCTTGAAAGAGCATGCTGGGACTTTGTCAACCATTCTGTCAAATCAGGGACCATCTCAAAGATCATACCATCTGCCAAGAGATACAGCCATCATAAAACTGGACAAAGACTCCTTGAGAAGATATTTAGTGAAACACAGCAAAGTGTTGAATTGTAA